In Toxotes jaculatrix isolate fToxJac2 chromosome 12, fToxJac2.pri, whole genome shotgun sequence, the following are encoded in one genomic region:
- the zgc:165604 gene encoding immunoglobulin superfamily member 11 translates to MGSSGRWMLWILCVCFTALESVALRVTMREASLEVVRGDFVILPCSFFTSSPLSRLNVIWTLAPFSNPETPIQVIVYDHGQVIEDPSLTGRVGFTGIPWSADIILNDTQVSDAGIYRCMVNNPPETADPGIGELVLSVLAPPSLPVCQWDGDIDMGGSVTLSCSVAEGIPTPEIRWDKLNPEEISLPINMEGDLSGSVQIVNVSSQTSGLYRCYATNLLGTENCYVNLSIYSTPDSSSGILQGVLLTLSMSLVLLALLVLVLWLHRTGQDGRWREGKEEEEGCYNEIRYTPSLMKRSFV, encoded by the exons ATGGGTTCTTCTGGAAGATGGATGCtctggatcctgtgtgtgtgtttcaccgCTCTGGAGAGTG TTGCACTCAGGGTAACCATGAGGGAAGCCAGTCTGGAGGTGGTCCGAGGGGATTTTGTCATCCTGCcctgctccttcttcacctCCAGCCCTCTCTCCAGGCTCAACGTTATCTGGACTCTGGCTCCCTTCTCCAACCCAGAAACCCCGATACAG GTGATTGTGTATGACCATGGACAGGTGATTGAAGACCCCTCCCTCACTGGCAGGGTGGGTTTTACAG GTATTCCCTGGAGTGCGGATATTATCCTGAATGACACACAAGTATCCGATGCGGGTATTTACCGCTGCATGGTCAATAACCCACCTGAGACAGCAGATCCTGGCATAGGAGAACTGGTGCTCAGTGTCCTGG cgCCACCTTCGCTGCCTGTGTGCCAGTGGGATGGAGATATTGATATGGGAGGAAGTGTCACGTTGTCCTGCTCAGTGGCAGAGGGCATCCCCACTCCAGAGATCCGCTGGGATAAACTGAATCCAGAGGAAATCTCACTTCCCATCAACATGGAGG ggGATCTGTCAGGCTCCGTCCAAATTGTCAATGTGTCCTCTCAGACGTCCGGCCTGTATCGCTGCTATGCCACGAACCTCCTGGGAACTGAGAACTGCTATGTCAATCTGTCCATCTACAGCA CCCCAGACAGTTCCTCAGGCATCCTGCAGGGTGTGCTGCTGACCTTGTCGATGAGCCTGGTGTTGCTGGCGTTGCTGGTGCTCGTGCTGTGGCTCCATCGCACGGGGCAGGacgggaggtggagggaggggaaggaagaggaggaggggtgttACAACGAGATCCGATACACTCCGTCTCTGATGAAGCGCTCGTTTGTTTGA